The following coding sequences lie in one Musa acuminata AAA Group cultivar baxijiao chromosome BXJ1-8, Cavendish_Baxijiao_AAA, whole genome shotgun sequence genomic window:
- the LOC103995690 gene encoding 1-phosphatidylinositol-3-phosphate 5-kinase FAB1A-like isoform X1 gives MSFESDEYNVPIISCETGNISEYQPERCRSCLEKYGQEVLTMNGLSPYATPPLSPMSSYASCSSSFGDIWTGLNLQGREDGCGVIDTGEKHRGKSIEACFTRTSADGSGHHILTGKNLSSSSLDSNEEENKLVNHILDDVQAKSVGLDSFKAADLVDNDSPTMLPNFETDPGIWDPPEPECMEDDEPSIADNYEDDEYGSTEWKQPSSLSILDEQQGINHSFREKRQKAMLEEMNRQFKVLVSRFLASEGISFSGLDDGQSWLDIVASLSWKAALLVKPDATEGRAMDPGSYVKVKCVASGSRHQSELIKGLVFKKHAAHKHMPTKFKNPKLLLLQGALGHSAVGLSSFDSMGQEKDYLRSLAEMIEACHPNVVLVEKNISRDIQESLTEKGITVVSDMKLHRLERISLCTGSPIISCANFPAKLILPQCDSFHIERFVEECNNISEGGRKPSKTLMFLEGFSRPLGCTILLKGAQSDELKKIKQVVQYTVFAAYNLILETSFLADQRLLLSDKNAVRERSANFRSRPVLSISSDATKYSDSLEGCLSTVASENALDVPIYNESLGIINDTAFSASQDTSLNSELLHTLSDKSSSIGMLMLLSPLQPQLLLSPLSASQEKFQGVNFQPLKSNHESSRFFMNNRPFDGPSIGPHTLLDVSDHENPVSSDVSEEKIDEVLYFKKTGPARDSTQGIDTDACSTVESKPQDDMESVLNSQSIVVLLSKQCTIKGVICRHSHLSRIRYYGHFDVSLGRFLRDILLNQKSCSSCGKPPEAHMYSYTHQNGNLSVHVRKLPPMLHLPGEAEGKIWMWTRCLRCKDGSGISTRRVVLSSSARYLSFGKFLELSFSCHSVARLSECGHMLHRDFLRFFGLGSKVAVFVYSSVKIYAACKPPPVLDINNPKRQEWLRREMEILLYRGRGLFSEVSNLLQNLKPIYSGTLAKQCVEVSGSLKNLSEVEEMLIQEKAEFEAPLLKAVDHSGQIEITPHEILGLKWLYQELLFELYVWDCRLGRLLQHTNFQQGKDKLVHDDEVPKLPSHEDEPPCFTGSHHAQDMNINLDIESTEASIVTSHSYYKLLDIGPVEVEQSTDLPSPSEGKQSCQVVRVPISGDLQFDHSIQIVEEPYIEKKTDVELKKDEKVAGGEILAASLSNEHSNILDDIYAKSEGPEEMIWTSFSDLKREYRRDLHSGSLHKFEFVNTYSPSHLSPIYQPSSGEMDLLHYSVGPNGNIMSASKDEISSIIACGLAILEDQHGLLDRVGKESGEIHKSYSLTSVNSEICTYWSSVGYSESGINLSRGASSLSFDESSTSISDGSLSVNQLLPSENLHPEVTVGIEKVSGKSIFSVVCIYAKQFYKLRKKYCPSELSYICSLSRCKKWDAQGGKSKAFFAKSLDDRFIIKQIKRTELDSFLKFGPDYFKHVFHSLDSGSDTCLAKIMGVYQVQQNIGGKEIKTDLMVMENLLYGHKISRTYDLKGTVFSRYIPDAKHGEKVLLDQNFVEDMDKSPIYVSGKTKHLLQRAIWNDTSFLTSINVMDYSLLVGVDDERQELVFGIIDYLRQYTWDKQLETWVKASMVVPKNELPTVISPKEYKKRFRKFMARYFLAVPLSWNCDHCSPSCIFCVDSKRNSAKIHNAELPEQS, from the exons ATGTCATTTGAATCAGATGAATACAATGTGCCAATCATTTCTTGCGAAACAGGCAACATCAG TGAATATCAACCTGAGCGCTGTAGGTCCTGTCTGGAGAAGTATGGTCAAGAGGTCTTAACGATGAATGGCTTAAGTCCCTATGCCACTCCTCCTCTAAGTCCTATGTCAAGCTATGCGAGTTGTTCTTCAAGCTTTG GTGATATCTGGACTGGTTTGAATTTGCAGGGCAG GGAGGACGGATGTGGTGTTATAGATACTGGTGAAAAACATAGAGGTAAAAGTATCGAGGCTTGTTTTACCAGGACCAGTGCAGATGGCTCTGGGCATCACATTTTAACTGGAAAAAATTTATCATCCAGTTCATTAGACAGTAATGAAGAGGAAAACAAACTTGTCAATCACATTCTGGATGATGTTCAAGCCAAAAGTGTTGGTCTTGACTCATTTAAGGCGGCGGATCTGGTTGATAATGATAGTCCTACAATGTTACCTAATTTTGAAACTGATCCTGGCATCTGGGACCCGCCTGAACCAGAATGCATGGAAGATGACGAGCCCAGCATTGCCGATAATTATGAAGATGATGAATACGGTAGTACTGAGTGGAAACAGCCAAGCTCCTTGAGCATTTTAGATGAACAACAAGGGATCAACCACAGTTTTAGAGAAAAAAGACAAAAGGCAATGTTGGAAGAAATGAACAGACAGTTCAAGGTTCTTGTAAGTCGTTTTTTGGCATCTGAAGGAATTTCTTTTTCTGGTCTAGACGATGGTCAGAGTTGGCTAGACATTGTTGCTTCCTTATCATGGAAAGCTGCACTGCTTGTCAAGCCTGATGCTACTGAAGGAAGGGCAATGGATCCTGGATCCTATGTGAAGGTGAAATGCGTTGCATCTGGTAGCCGGCATCAGAG TGAGCTGATCAAGGGTTTAGTTTTCAAAAAGCATGCTGCCCATAAACACATGCCAACCAAGTTCAAAAATCCTAAACTCCTACTGCTTCAGGGCGCCCTTGGCCACTCTGCAGTTGGTTTGTCATCATTTGATTCAATGGGACAG GAAAAGGACTATTTGAGGTCCCTCGCTGAGATGATAGAAGCTTGCCATCCAAATGTGGTTctggtggagaaaaatatttcccgTGACATACAAGAATCTCTTACAGAGAAAGGAATAACTGTGGTGTCTGATATGAAGCTCCATCGCTTGGAAAGGATTTCTCTTTGTACTGGTTCTCCTATCATTTCTTGTGCCAATTTTCCGGCAAAATTGATACTGCCACAATGTGACTCCTTCCATATCGAAAGGTTTGTGGAGGAATGTAACAATATTAGTGAAGGTGGAAGGAAGCCAAGCAAAACCTTAATGTTTCTAGAGGGATTCTCAAGACCTTTGGGCTGTACA ATACTGCTGAAAGGAGCTCAAAGTGATGAACTGAAGAAGATTAAGCAAGTAGTTCAGTATACAGTCTTTGCAGCATACAATTTGATCCTTGAAACTTCATTCTTGGCAGATCAAAGATTGCTTTTATCTGATAAGAATGCTGTAAGAGAACGAAGTGCAAATTTTAGGAGTAGACCGGTACTCTCAATTAGTTCTGATGCTACAAAGTATTCAGATAGTCTTGAAGGTTGCCTATCTACTGTCGCTTCAGAAAATGCACTAGATGTTCCCATATACAATGAATCATTAGGTATAATAAATGATACAGCTTTCTCTGCCTCCCAAGATACATCATTAAATTCTGAACTTCTACATACGCTCTCTGACAAATCCAGCAGCATTGGCATGCTTATGTTATTGTCACCTCTTCAACCTCAGCTATTGTTATCACCTCTCTCTGCCTCCCAAGAAAAATTCCAAGGAGTCAATTTTCAACCCCTCAAATCTAACCATGAATCTTCACGCTTTTTCATGAATAACAGACCTTTTGATGGTCCAAGTATTGGCCCCCATACGTTGTTGGATGTATCCGATCATGAAAACCCAGTAAGTTCTGATGTTAGTGAAGAAAAGATAGATGAAGTTCTTTATTTTAAAAAGACTGGACCAGCTAGAGATTCAACTCAAGGTATTGACACTGATGCTTGTAGCACTGTTGAAAGCAAACCTCAGGATGATATGGAGAGTGTATTAAATTCCCAGAGCATTGTAGTTTTGCTTTCTAAACAGTGTACAATAAAAGGAGTCATTTGCAGACATAGCCATCTTTCTCGCATAAGATATTATGGGCACTTTGATGTATCACTTGGACGATTTCTGAGAGACATTTTGCTTAATCAG AAGAGTTGTTCTTCTTGTGGTAAACCACCAGAAGCACATATGTACTCTTACACCCATCAGAATGGGAACCTAAGTGTGCATGTCAGGAAACTTCCTCCGATGTTACATTTGCCAGGTGAAGCTGAAGGAAAAATTTGGATGTGGACCCGTTGTTTGAGATGTAAGGATGGAAGTGGGATTTCCACAAGGAGGGTGGTCTTGTCTAGTTCAGCACGTTATCTTTCATTTGGGAAGTTTTTGGAGCTCAGCTTTTCATGCCATTCTGTGGCTAGACTATCAGAATGTGGACATATGCTGCACAGGGATTTTCTTCGGTTTTTTGG ATTAGGATCCAAGGTGGCAGTGTTTGTCTATTCATCAGTTAAGATCTATGCTGCTTGTAAGCCACCACCAGTCTTGGACATCAATAATCCAAAAAGACAAGAGTGGCTCAGGAGAGAAATGGAAATT CTTCTTTATCGAGGACGCGGATTATTCTCCGAAGTTTCAAACTTGTTGCAGAACTTGAAGCCTATATATTCTGGCACACTTGCAAAACAATGCGTGGAAGTTTCAGGTTCACTCAAAAACTTATCTGAAGTTGAAGAGATGCTGATACAGGAAAAGGCTGAATTTGAG GCTCCTTTGCTGAAGGCAGTAGATCATAGTGGACAAATTGAGATCACTCCACATGAGATTCTTGGACTAAAGTGGCTATATCAGGAGCTCCTTTTTGAGTTGTATGTTTGGGACTGCCGTTTGGGTCGCCTTTTGCAGcatacaaattttcaacaaggaAAAGATAAACTTGTACATGATGATGAAGTCCCCAAGCTGCCTAGTCATGAAGATGAACCACCCTGTTTCACTGGTAGCCATCATGCACAAGACATGAATATTAATCTTGATATAGAATCAACAGAAGCTTCCATCGTAACAAGCCATAGCTACTATAAGCTTCTTGATATTGGACCTGTTGAGGTGGAGCAGTCAACTGATCTGCCATCACCTTCTGAAGGTAAGCAGAGTTGTCAGGTAGTACGTGTACCTATATCTGGTGATCTACAATTCGACCACTCTATACAAATTGTAGAAGAACCATATATTGAAAAGAAAACTGATGTTGAGCTTAAGAAGGATGAAAAAGTTGCTGGTGGTGAAATACTTGCTGCGTCACTGTCGAACGAGCATTCGAACATTTTAGATGACATTTATGCAAAATCAGAAGGTCCAGAAGAAATGATCTGGACTTCATTTTCTGATCTGAAAAGAGAATACAGAAGGGACCTCCATAGTGGTTCATTACATAAGTTTGAATTTGTTAATACCTATAGTCCATCTCACCTGTCTCCTATTTACCAGCCATCTAGTGGTGAAATGGACTTGTTGCACTATTCAGTTGGTCCTAACGGTAACATTATGTCTGCTTCCAAGGATGAGATATCAAGCATAATTGCATGTGGACTAGCTATATTAGAAGATCAGCATGGCTTGTTAGACAGGGTTGGAAAAGAATCAGGGGAGATACATAAATCTTATAGCTTGACATCTGTGAATTCTGAAATTTGTACATATTGGTCTTCCGTTGGATATTCAGAATCTGGAATCAATTTGTCACGAGGTGCTTCCTCACTTTCATTTGATGAGTCATCTACCTCCATTTCTGATGGTTCATTATCTGTTAATCAACTGCTACCTTCAGAAAATCTGCATCCTGAAGTCACTGTGGGAATAGAGAAGGTTTCTGGGAAAAGTATATTCTCAGTAGTTTGTATATATGCAAAGCAATTCTATAAACTTAGAAAGAAATATTGTCCTTCTGAACTTTCCTACATATGTTCCCTAAGCCGTTGCAAGAAGTGGGATGCTCAAGGTGGGAAGAGTAAAGCTTTTTTTGCGAAGTCACTGGATGACAGATTCATAATTAAACAAATCAAAAGGACAGAACTGGATTCCTTCTTAAAATTTGGTCCTGATTATTTTAAGCATGTTTTTCACTCACTAGATTCAGGGAGCGATACTTGTCTCGCAAAGATCATGGGAGTATATCAG GTCCAGCAAAACATTGGTGGCAAGGAAATCAAAACTGATCTTATGGTGATGGAAAATCTACTTTATGGGCATAAAATTTCACGAACATATGATCTCAAGGGCACTGTCTTTTCTCGGTACATTCCAGATGCAAAGCATGGTGAAAAAGTTCTTTTGGATCAGAACTTCGTGGAGGACATGGATAAATCTCCCATTTATGTTAGTGGGAAGACTAAACATCTTCTGCAACGTGCCATTTGGAACGATACATCTTTTCTTACT TCTATAAATGTCATGGACTATTCTTTACTCGTTGGAGTGGATGATGAGCGACAAGAGCTTGTGTTTGGAATTATAGATTATTTGAGGCAGTATACCTGGGACAAACAGCTTGAGACTTGGGTGAAAGCTTCAATGGTTGTTCCTAAGAATGAACTGCCAACCGTTATTTCTCCAAAGGAGTACAAGAAAAGGTTTAGGAAGTTTATGGCCAGATATTTTTTGGCAGTTCCTCTTAGCTGGAACTGTGATCACTGTTCACCCTCATGCATATTCTGTGTTGATAGCAAGAGGAATTCAGCTAAAATACACAATGCGGAGCTGCCAGAACAGTCATAA
- the LOC103995690 gene encoding 1-phosphatidylinositol-3-phosphate 5-kinase FAB1A-like isoform X2, with product MSFESDEYNVPIISCETGNIRSCLEKYGQEVLTMNGLSPYATPPLSPMSSYASCSSSFGDIWTGLNLQGREDGCGVIDTGEKHRGKSIEACFTRTSADGSGHHILTGKNLSSSSLDSNEEENKLVNHILDDVQAKSVGLDSFKAADLVDNDSPTMLPNFETDPGIWDPPEPECMEDDEPSIADNYEDDEYGSTEWKQPSSLSILDEQQGINHSFREKRQKAMLEEMNRQFKVLVSRFLASEGISFSGLDDGQSWLDIVASLSWKAALLVKPDATEGRAMDPGSYVKVKCVASGSRHQSELIKGLVFKKHAAHKHMPTKFKNPKLLLLQGALGHSAVGLSSFDSMGQEKDYLRSLAEMIEACHPNVVLVEKNISRDIQESLTEKGITVVSDMKLHRLERISLCTGSPIISCANFPAKLILPQCDSFHIERFVEECNNISEGGRKPSKTLMFLEGFSRPLGCTILLKGAQSDELKKIKQVVQYTVFAAYNLILETSFLADQRLLLSDKNAVRERSANFRSRPVLSISSDATKYSDSLEGCLSTVASENALDVPIYNESLGIINDTAFSASQDTSLNSELLHTLSDKSSSIGMLMLLSPLQPQLLLSPLSASQEKFQGVNFQPLKSNHESSRFFMNNRPFDGPSIGPHTLLDVSDHENPVSSDVSEEKIDEVLYFKKTGPARDSTQGIDTDACSTVESKPQDDMESVLNSQSIVVLLSKQCTIKGVICRHSHLSRIRYYGHFDVSLGRFLRDILLNQKSCSSCGKPPEAHMYSYTHQNGNLSVHVRKLPPMLHLPGEAEGKIWMWTRCLRCKDGSGISTRRVVLSSSARYLSFGKFLELSFSCHSVARLSECGHMLHRDFLRFFGLGSKVAVFVYSSVKIYAACKPPPVLDINNPKRQEWLRREMEILLYRGRGLFSEVSNLLQNLKPIYSGTLAKQCVEVSGSLKNLSEVEEMLIQEKAEFEAPLLKAVDHSGQIEITPHEILGLKWLYQELLFELYVWDCRLGRLLQHTNFQQGKDKLVHDDEVPKLPSHEDEPPCFTGSHHAQDMNINLDIESTEASIVTSHSYYKLLDIGPVEVEQSTDLPSPSEGKQSCQVVRVPISGDLQFDHSIQIVEEPYIEKKTDVELKKDEKVAGGEILAASLSNEHSNILDDIYAKSEGPEEMIWTSFSDLKREYRRDLHSGSLHKFEFVNTYSPSHLSPIYQPSSGEMDLLHYSVGPNGNIMSASKDEISSIIACGLAILEDQHGLLDRVGKESGEIHKSYSLTSVNSEICTYWSSVGYSESGINLSRGASSLSFDESSTSISDGSLSVNQLLPSENLHPEVTVGIEKVSGKSIFSVVCIYAKQFYKLRKKYCPSELSYICSLSRCKKWDAQGGKSKAFFAKSLDDRFIIKQIKRTELDSFLKFGPDYFKHVFHSLDSGSDTCLAKIMGVYQVQQNIGGKEIKTDLMVMENLLYGHKISRTYDLKGTVFSRYIPDAKHGEKVLLDQNFVEDMDKSPIYVSGKTKHLLQRAIWNDTSFLTSINVMDYSLLVGVDDERQELVFGIIDYLRQYTWDKQLETWVKASMVVPKNELPTVISPKEYKKRFRKFMARYFLAVPLSWNCDHCSPSCIFCVDSKRNSAKIHNAELPEQS from the exons ATGTCATTTGAATCAGATGAATACAATGTGCCAATCATTTCTTGCGAAACAGGCAACATCAG GTCCTGTCTGGAGAAGTATGGTCAAGAGGTCTTAACGATGAATGGCTTAAGTCCCTATGCCACTCCTCCTCTAAGTCCTATGTCAAGCTATGCGAGTTGTTCTTCAAGCTTTG GTGATATCTGGACTGGTTTGAATTTGCAGGGCAG GGAGGACGGATGTGGTGTTATAGATACTGGTGAAAAACATAGAGGTAAAAGTATCGAGGCTTGTTTTACCAGGACCAGTGCAGATGGCTCTGGGCATCACATTTTAACTGGAAAAAATTTATCATCCAGTTCATTAGACAGTAATGAAGAGGAAAACAAACTTGTCAATCACATTCTGGATGATGTTCAAGCCAAAAGTGTTGGTCTTGACTCATTTAAGGCGGCGGATCTGGTTGATAATGATAGTCCTACAATGTTACCTAATTTTGAAACTGATCCTGGCATCTGGGACCCGCCTGAACCAGAATGCATGGAAGATGACGAGCCCAGCATTGCCGATAATTATGAAGATGATGAATACGGTAGTACTGAGTGGAAACAGCCAAGCTCCTTGAGCATTTTAGATGAACAACAAGGGATCAACCACAGTTTTAGAGAAAAAAGACAAAAGGCAATGTTGGAAGAAATGAACAGACAGTTCAAGGTTCTTGTAAGTCGTTTTTTGGCATCTGAAGGAATTTCTTTTTCTGGTCTAGACGATGGTCAGAGTTGGCTAGACATTGTTGCTTCCTTATCATGGAAAGCTGCACTGCTTGTCAAGCCTGATGCTACTGAAGGAAGGGCAATGGATCCTGGATCCTATGTGAAGGTGAAATGCGTTGCATCTGGTAGCCGGCATCAGAG TGAGCTGATCAAGGGTTTAGTTTTCAAAAAGCATGCTGCCCATAAACACATGCCAACCAAGTTCAAAAATCCTAAACTCCTACTGCTTCAGGGCGCCCTTGGCCACTCTGCAGTTGGTTTGTCATCATTTGATTCAATGGGACAG GAAAAGGACTATTTGAGGTCCCTCGCTGAGATGATAGAAGCTTGCCATCCAAATGTGGTTctggtggagaaaaatatttcccgTGACATACAAGAATCTCTTACAGAGAAAGGAATAACTGTGGTGTCTGATATGAAGCTCCATCGCTTGGAAAGGATTTCTCTTTGTACTGGTTCTCCTATCATTTCTTGTGCCAATTTTCCGGCAAAATTGATACTGCCACAATGTGACTCCTTCCATATCGAAAGGTTTGTGGAGGAATGTAACAATATTAGTGAAGGTGGAAGGAAGCCAAGCAAAACCTTAATGTTTCTAGAGGGATTCTCAAGACCTTTGGGCTGTACA ATACTGCTGAAAGGAGCTCAAAGTGATGAACTGAAGAAGATTAAGCAAGTAGTTCAGTATACAGTCTTTGCAGCATACAATTTGATCCTTGAAACTTCATTCTTGGCAGATCAAAGATTGCTTTTATCTGATAAGAATGCTGTAAGAGAACGAAGTGCAAATTTTAGGAGTAGACCGGTACTCTCAATTAGTTCTGATGCTACAAAGTATTCAGATAGTCTTGAAGGTTGCCTATCTACTGTCGCTTCAGAAAATGCACTAGATGTTCCCATATACAATGAATCATTAGGTATAATAAATGATACAGCTTTCTCTGCCTCCCAAGATACATCATTAAATTCTGAACTTCTACATACGCTCTCTGACAAATCCAGCAGCATTGGCATGCTTATGTTATTGTCACCTCTTCAACCTCAGCTATTGTTATCACCTCTCTCTGCCTCCCAAGAAAAATTCCAAGGAGTCAATTTTCAACCCCTCAAATCTAACCATGAATCTTCACGCTTTTTCATGAATAACAGACCTTTTGATGGTCCAAGTATTGGCCCCCATACGTTGTTGGATGTATCCGATCATGAAAACCCAGTAAGTTCTGATGTTAGTGAAGAAAAGATAGATGAAGTTCTTTATTTTAAAAAGACTGGACCAGCTAGAGATTCAACTCAAGGTATTGACACTGATGCTTGTAGCACTGTTGAAAGCAAACCTCAGGATGATATGGAGAGTGTATTAAATTCCCAGAGCATTGTAGTTTTGCTTTCTAAACAGTGTACAATAAAAGGAGTCATTTGCAGACATAGCCATCTTTCTCGCATAAGATATTATGGGCACTTTGATGTATCACTTGGACGATTTCTGAGAGACATTTTGCTTAATCAG AAGAGTTGTTCTTCTTGTGGTAAACCACCAGAAGCACATATGTACTCTTACACCCATCAGAATGGGAACCTAAGTGTGCATGTCAGGAAACTTCCTCCGATGTTACATTTGCCAGGTGAAGCTGAAGGAAAAATTTGGATGTGGACCCGTTGTTTGAGATGTAAGGATGGAAGTGGGATTTCCACAAGGAGGGTGGTCTTGTCTAGTTCAGCACGTTATCTTTCATTTGGGAAGTTTTTGGAGCTCAGCTTTTCATGCCATTCTGTGGCTAGACTATCAGAATGTGGACATATGCTGCACAGGGATTTTCTTCGGTTTTTTGG ATTAGGATCCAAGGTGGCAGTGTTTGTCTATTCATCAGTTAAGATCTATGCTGCTTGTAAGCCACCACCAGTCTTGGACATCAATAATCCAAAAAGACAAGAGTGGCTCAGGAGAGAAATGGAAATT CTTCTTTATCGAGGACGCGGATTATTCTCCGAAGTTTCAAACTTGTTGCAGAACTTGAAGCCTATATATTCTGGCACACTTGCAAAACAATGCGTGGAAGTTTCAGGTTCACTCAAAAACTTATCTGAAGTTGAAGAGATGCTGATACAGGAAAAGGCTGAATTTGAG GCTCCTTTGCTGAAGGCAGTAGATCATAGTGGACAAATTGAGATCACTCCACATGAGATTCTTGGACTAAAGTGGCTATATCAGGAGCTCCTTTTTGAGTTGTATGTTTGGGACTGCCGTTTGGGTCGCCTTTTGCAGcatacaaattttcaacaaggaAAAGATAAACTTGTACATGATGATGAAGTCCCCAAGCTGCCTAGTCATGAAGATGAACCACCCTGTTTCACTGGTAGCCATCATGCACAAGACATGAATATTAATCTTGATATAGAATCAACAGAAGCTTCCATCGTAACAAGCCATAGCTACTATAAGCTTCTTGATATTGGACCTGTTGAGGTGGAGCAGTCAACTGATCTGCCATCACCTTCTGAAGGTAAGCAGAGTTGTCAGGTAGTACGTGTACCTATATCTGGTGATCTACAATTCGACCACTCTATACAAATTGTAGAAGAACCATATATTGAAAAGAAAACTGATGTTGAGCTTAAGAAGGATGAAAAAGTTGCTGGTGGTGAAATACTTGCTGCGTCACTGTCGAACGAGCATTCGAACATTTTAGATGACATTTATGCAAAATCAGAAGGTCCAGAAGAAATGATCTGGACTTCATTTTCTGATCTGAAAAGAGAATACAGAAGGGACCTCCATAGTGGTTCATTACATAAGTTTGAATTTGTTAATACCTATAGTCCATCTCACCTGTCTCCTATTTACCAGCCATCTAGTGGTGAAATGGACTTGTTGCACTATTCAGTTGGTCCTAACGGTAACATTATGTCTGCTTCCAAGGATGAGATATCAAGCATAATTGCATGTGGACTAGCTATATTAGAAGATCAGCATGGCTTGTTAGACAGGGTTGGAAAAGAATCAGGGGAGATACATAAATCTTATAGCTTGACATCTGTGAATTCTGAAATTTGTACATATTGGTCTTCCGTTGGATATTCAGAATCTGGAATCAATTTGTCACGAGGTGCTTCCTCACTTTCATTTGATGAGTCATCTACCTCCATTTCTGATGGTTCATTATCTGTTAATCAACTGCTACCTTCAGAAAATCTGCATCCTGAAGTCACTGTGGGAATAGAGAAGGTTTCTGGGAAAAGTATATTCTCAGTAGTTTGTATATATGCAAAGCAATTCTATAAACTTAGAAAGAAATATTGTCCTTCTGAACTTTCCTACATATGTTCCCTAAGCCGTTGCAAGAAGTGGGATGCTCAAGGTGGGAAGAGTAAAGCTTTTTTTGCGAAGTCACTGGATGACAGATTCATAATTAAACAAATCAAAAGGACAGAACTGGATTCCTTCTTAAAATTTGGTCCTGATTATTTTAAGCATGTTTTTCACTCACTAGATTCAGGGAGCGATACTTGTCTCGCAAAGATCATGGGAGTATATCAG GTCCAGCAAAACATTGGTGGCAAGGAAATCAAAACTGATCTTATGGTGATGGAAAATCTACTTTATGGGCATAAAATTTCACGAACATATGATCTCAAGGGCACTGTCTTTTCTCGGTACATTCCAGATGCAAAGCATGGTGAAAAAGTTCTTTTGGATCAGAACTTCGTGGAGGACATGGATAAATCTCCCATTTATGTTAGTGGGAAGACTAAACATCTTCTGCAACGTGCCATTTGGAACGATACATCTTTTCTTACT TCTATAAATGTCATGGACTATTCTTTACTCGTTGGAGTGGATGATGAGCGACAAGAGCTTGTGTTTGGAATTATAGATTATTTGAGGCAGTATACCTGGGACAAACAGCTTGAGACTTGGGTGAAAGCTTCAATGGTTGTTCCTAAGAATGAACTGCCAACCGTTATTTCTCCAAAGGAGTACAAGAAAAGGTTTAGGAAGTTTATGGCCAGATATTTTTTGGCAGTTCCTCTTAGCTGGAACTGTGATCACTGTTCACCCTCATGCATATTCTGTGTTGATAGCAAGAGGAATTCAGCTAAAATACACAATGCGGAGCTGCCAGAACAGTCATAA